One part of the Xiphophorus maculatus strain JP 163 A chromosome 1, X_maculatus-5.0-male, whole genome shotgun sequence genome encodes these proteins:
- the icmt gene encoding protein-S-isoprenylcysteine O-methyltransferase — translation MAGSKLVLEGRVSIKSFLLGLSVVLIPLIRTWFGHLDWVFDYLTETPGKIAICVHIAAINGLLLVIYRGPVYKVAVRACFLGVTFGCGLIISFSDTTWTHFGWYMCSLSFFHYSEYLVTAVINPRSLSLDSFLLNHSLEYTLAAMSSWLEFTVEKLTVPELKHLNWVSLVGLVMVLCGEGLRKAAMLTAGSNFNHIVQNEKAQSHVLVTSGVYAYFRHPSYVGWFYWSIGTQVLLCNPVCILGYTIASWRFFRERIEEEELSLIHFFAEDYVEYKRKVPTGLPFISGIRVN, via the exons ATGGCAGGCAGTAAGTTGGTGCTAGAAGGCAGAGTGAGTATAAAAAGCTTTCTTTTAGGCCTCAGCGTCGTTCTCATCCCGCTCATTCGGACCTGGTTCGGACACCTGGACTGGGTCTTTGATTATCTGACAGAAACTCCCGGGAAAATTGCAATTTGTGTCCACATTGCGGCGATTAACGGCCTTTTGCTTGTCATATACAGAGGACCAGTGTATAAG GTTGCTGTGAGAGCCTGCTTCCTGGGAGTTACGTTTGGCTGTGGCCTAATCATTAGCTTCTCTGACACCACTTGGACACATTTTGGCTG GTACATGTGCTCCCTTTCGTTCTTCCATTACTCTGAATACCTGGTGACCGCCGTCATCAACCCTCGCAGCCTGTCGCTGGACTCGTTCCTGCTCAACCACAGCCTGGAGTACACGCTGGCCGCCATGTCGTCATGGCTGGAGTTCACCGTGGAGAAGCTCACTGTTCCAG AGCTGAAGCATCTAAACTGGGTCAGCTTGGTTGGACTAGTCATGGTGCTGTGTGGCGAGGGCCTGCGGAAGGCTGCCATGTTGACGGCCGGCTCCAACTTTAACCACATTGTCCAGAATGAGAAAGCCCAGAGCCACGTTCTGGTCACCAGCGGGGTCTACGCCTACTTCAGACACCCGTCCTACGTAGGCTGGTTCTACTGGAGCATAGGAACTCAG GTCCTGCTGTGCAACCCGGTCTGCATCCTGGGCTACACGATAGCCAGCTGGCGCTTCTTCCGGGAGCGgatagaggaggaggagctctCGCTCATCCATTTCTTTGCCGAGGACTACGTGGAGTACAAGAGGAAGGTCCCCACCGGGCTGCCCTTCATCTCTGGCATCCGGGTCAACTAG